A single window of Chitinophaga sp. XS-30 DNA harbors:
- a CDS encoding PAS domain S-box protein: MKPYKVSYSDDMTPDKGRIGRIKKRSLKSPSSQAEGLPHIFALPIAVYLQNTNAGVLVSDEKHRFIWGNDVFMEYFNTGSGYDGNIINKSFPAMISFIAPYVVDAAAFELKMKELRKRKKPFFGWEMTYRDGHIREVSYIPVFDEGRFAGSIWQIVDVTRHRLWQEELKRTDEKYRVILDNLNAALCETDLEGNITKVYESFCRLSGYTEEELIGRNITDVFVPEENREYARNLRRYRVEKKVALLYDMEIVLKDGSRRWVLASSGNIYDREGNAVGGVGIHMDMTPQKVLQKELETARHAAEEAQRTQKEFLANMSHEIRTPLNAIIGMVHLLEETNLDEEQKEYIKILKHSSGILHGLITDILDISKIEAGKQEVNAREFDLRELVQSMKQTFQVKLGQRPVKVTVDIDKRIDTLLVGDDMILNQILMNLLGNAEKFTKEGEIAIKAQLDDRQDNALWLRFSICDTGIGIQKDKLELIFQNYKQAEKEIRERYGGTGLGLAIAKQLVELQGGQISVQEGGEYSTCFSFTLPFSDTRKPLSPGAVADMESRNNRFNFAHARILVVEDNQMNLKYIISLLEKYRVDYQLATNGPDALYFLESRQYDLVLMDIRIPGMDGFELARKIREDESKPNVATPVIATTATAMPNTVALARNIGITEILTKPYTPDQLLQVLNKYLNEDETEIIMEVQNISGYEFHPGLDVRYLNTLYESNIGYAIDLFEIFVMTIREEMGKLETVAKEHDWEQLKFQVHKIKPNFSMVGLTWITQKMEGLETYLRKAVELEKLPGMLEEIAREVDHHFPIIEQELQKMYDFVKTQP, encoded by the coding sequence ATGAAACCCTATAAAGTATCCTATTCAGACGACATGACACCCGACAAAGGAAGAATAGGCAGAATCAAGAAGCGTTCTTTAAAGTCCCCTTCCTCCCAGGCGGAAGGGCTGCCCCATATATTCGCGCTCCCCATCGCGGTGTATCTGCAGAATACCAATGCAGGTGTACTGGTTTCCGATGAAAAACACCGCTTTATCTGGGGAAACGATGTATTCATGGAATATTTCAATACCGGTAGCGGTTACGACGGCAATATCATCAATAAATCATTTCCCGCAATGATCTCGTTCATTGCCCCATATGTTGTGGATGCTGCAGCTTTTGAATTGAAAATGAAAGAGTTGCGCAAGCGGAAAAAGCCGTTCTTCGGTTGGGAAATGACCTACCGGGACGGTCATATCCGGGAAGTGAGCTATATTCCGGTTTTTGACGAAGGCCGGTTTGCCGGCAGCATCTGGCAGATCGTGGACGTCACCCGGCACCGCCTCTGGCAGGAGGAACTGAAACGAACGGATGAAAAATACCGGGTGATCCTGGACAATCTCAATGCAGCCCTTTGCGAAACGGACCTGGAAGGGAATATCACCAAGGTGTACGAAAGTTTCTGCCGCCTCTCCGGCTATACGGAAGAAGAATTGATCGGGCGCAATATTACAGACGTGTTCGTACCGGAGGAAAACCGGGAATATGCCCGCAATCTCCGCCGGTACCGGGTGGAAAAAAAGGTGGCGCTGCTGTACGATATGGAAATTGTGCTGAAAGACGGCTCCCGCCGCTGGGTATTGGCAAGCTCCGGCAATATTTACGACCGGGAAGGCAACGCGGTGGGTGGTGTAGGGATACATATGGACATGACGCCGCAGAAAGTGCTGCAAAAGGAGCTGGAAACCGCCCGTCATGCCGCTGAAGAAGCCCAGCGCACCCAGAAGGAGTTCCTGGCCAATATGAGCCACGAGATCCGGACTCCGCTCAACGCCATCATCGGAATGGTACATTTGCTGGAAGAAACGAATCTGGATGAAGAGCAAAAGGAGTATATAAAGATACTGAAGCACTCCTCCGGCATATTACATGGACTTATTACGGATATCCTTGATATTTCGAAGATAGAAGCCGGCAAACAGGAAGTGAACGCCCGGGAGTTTGACCTGCGGGAGCTGGTGCAGAGCATGAAGCAGACCTTTCAGGTCAAACTGGGGCAAAGGCCGGTAAAAGTGACGGTAGATATCGATAAAAGGATAGATACCCTGCTTGTAGGGGACGATATGATCCTGAACCAGATCCTCATGAATCTGTTAGGGAATGCGGAGAAGTTCACAAAAGAAGGAGAAATTGCCATCAAAGCGCAACTGGACGATAGACAGGATAATGCCCTCTGGCTTCGGTTCTCCATCTGCGATACCGGTATCGGCATCCAGAAAGACAAGCTGGAACTGATCTTCCAGAACTATAAACAGGCGGAAAAAGAGATCCGTGAGCGATATGGCGGTACCGGCCTCGGCCTGGCTATCGCCAAACAACTGGTAGAATTGCAGGGCGGCCAGATCAGCGTACAGGAAGGAGGGGAATACAGCACCTGTTTTTCCTTTACCCTGCCGTTCAGCGATACAAGAAAGCCCCTTTCACCGGGAGCTGTTGCAGACATGGAAAGCCGTAACAACAGGTTCAATTTCGCTCATGCCAGGATACTGGTGGTGGAGGACAACCAGATGAACCTCAAATACATCATCAGTCTGCTTGAAAAATACAGGGTAGACTACCAGCTGGCCACCAACGGGCCGGATGCGCTCTATTTCCTGGAATCCCGGCAGTATGACCTTGTGCTGATGGACATCAGGATACCCGGGATGGACGGATTCGAACTGGCCCGGAAGATCCGGGAGGATGAAAGCAAGCCCAATGTGGCCACACCTGTTATTGCCACCACCGCCACCGCCATGCCGAATACCGTGGCGCTGGCGCGGAACATCGGCATCACGGAGATCCTTACGAAGCCCTATACACCTGATCAGCTGTTGCAGGTGCTTAACAAATACCTCAACGAAGACGAAACTGAAATCATTATGGAAGTGCAAAATATCAGTGGTTACGAATTTCACCCGGGGCTTGACGTCCGGTACCTGAACACCCTCTATGAAAGCAACATCGGTTATGCGATCGACCTGTTCGAGATCTTTGTGATGACCATCAGGGAAGAAATGGGGAAGCTGGAAACCGTCGCAAAGGAGCACGACTGGGAACAACTGAAGTTCCAGGTGCATAAGATCAAACCGAACTTTTCCATGGTGGGGCTGACCTGGATCACGCAAAAAATGGAGGGACTGGAAACCTATCTCCGTAAAGCGGTGGAACTGGAAAAATTACCGGGTATGCTGGAAGAGATCGCCCGGGAAGTGGATCATCATTTTCCGATTATCGAGCAGGAACTGCAGAAGATGTACGACTTTGTGAAAACGCAGCCTTAA
- a CDS encoding fructosamine kinase family protein codes for MIDEIIKPDIAEALSAELSVKIQIKEAERIHGGDINETWRLRTNAGSWFLKLNDARRYPDMFLREQDGLEELRQTGHIGVPQPICHGRAGNRAFLVTEYLEKGTAANDFWENFAAAVAKLHQQTQPYFGLSAANYIGTIKQYNTPYSSWAVFYAFNRLLPLGRMAYDQHRLDKQMMQQLESICRRLPELFPDEPPALLHGDLWSGNFLVGTNGKAYIFDPAVYYGHREMDLAMTRLFGGFDTRFYYTYHAIRPLEAGWQQRIGLCQLYPLLVHLVLFGGNYYSDVKEILNGI; via the coding sequence ATGATAGATGAAATAATCAAACCGGACATAGCCGAAGCCCTTTCCGCAGAATTATCCGTGAAAATACAGATAAAAGAGGCGGAAAGGATACATGGCGGGGATATAAATGAGACCTGGCGTTTACGCACCAATGCGGGATCATGGTTCCTGAAGCTGAATGATGCCCGCCGTTATCCGGACATGTTCCTGCGGGAGCAGGACGGGTTGGAGGAGTTGCGCCAGACCGGGCACATTGGCGTACCGCAACCCATTTGTCACGGCAGGGCAGGCAATCGGGCTTTCCTCGTTACGGAATATCTCGAAAAGGGCACGGCGGCCAATGATTTCTGGGAAAACTTCGCGGCGGCCGTTGCAAAGCTGCACCAGCAGACCCAGCCTTATTTCGGCCTGAGCGCCGCCAATTACATCGGTACTATCAAACAATACAATACCCCTTATTCCAGCTGGGCCGTGTTCTATGCGTTCAACCGGCTGCTGCCGCTCGGCAGAATGGCTTATGATCAGCACCGGCTGGACAAGCAAATGATGCAGCAGCTGGAATCCATCTGCAGACGGTTGCCGGAACTGTTCCCCGATGAACCGCCCGCATTGCTGCATGGCGATCTGTGGAGCGGTAACTTCCTGGTAGGCACTAACGGTAAGGCTTATATTTTCGATCCCGCGGTGTATTACGGCCACCGGGAAATGGACCTGGCTATGACAAGGCTTTTCGGCGGGTTCGATACCCGGTTTTACTATACCTATCATGCCATACGCCCCCTTGAAGCAGGCTGGCAGCAGCGCATCGGGTTATGTCAGCTGTACCCCCTGCTGGTGCATCTCGTATTGTTCGGTGGAAACTATTATAGTGATGTAAAGGAGATCCTTAACGGGATATAG
- a CDS encoding DUF3810 domain-containing protein: METNDLIRRQFISIAICISAILLLNGIFTVGGWLADLYFHRWYGFISTFFRKITGLVPVSIGDVIYITFIILGIIFILKMLFNLVLGLWKPLLYRTLKGIAVLMWMYFAFLLLWGGHYRRHTLAVDLHLQMERYTTADLYLLTDTLVKLTNRDKAMLEASGLPELEREEMFRMASEGFQQMADTLPVLRYRHPSVKSSLFGEYLNYIGVTGYMNPFTLEAQVNTTIPNFVQPFTTCHEIAHQVGYAPEEAANFVGYIVASNTGDSRFRYAANFEMLLYSVRQLGRRSGYLARQVWDKTDTGVREDVRRLATFYRKYEGPIDDYSAVLYDQYLKANRQEHGIRSYSEVVGWLMAYYKI, from the coding sequence ATGGAGACGAACGACCTGATCAGGAGACAATTCATATCCATCGCCATCTGCATATCAGCAATCCTGTTGTTGAATGGAATATTCACAGTGGGCGGCTGGCTGGCGGATCTATACTTTCATAGGTGGTACGGGTTTATCAGTACATTTTTCAGAAAAATTACCGGTCTCGTACCGGTAAGCATAGGCGACGTAATATACATCACTTTCATAATACTTGGTATTATTTTTATATTAAAAATGCTCTTCAATCTTGTCCTGGGTCTGTGGAAACCCTTGTTATACAGGACTTTGAAGGGAATAGCCGTTTTGATGTGGATGTATTTTGCATTCCTGTTGTTATGGGGAGGGCATTACCGGCGGCATACGCTGGCGGTGGACCTGCACCTGCAAATGGAGCGGTACACCACGGCCGACCTGTACCTGCTGACGGATACACTGGTGAAGCTGACGAATCGCGATAAAGCGATGCTGGAAGCCTCCGGCCTGCCGGAACTGGAAAGAGAAGAGATGTTCCGCATGGCATCGGAAGGTTTTCAGCAAATGGCTGATACCCTGCCGGTATTGCGATACCGTCATCCATCCGTTAAATCGTCCCTGTTCGGGGAATATCTGAATTATATCGGGGTGACCGGCTATATGAACCCCTTCACCCTGGAAGCCCAGGTGAACACTACGATCCCCAATTTCGTACAGCCCTTTACCACCTGCCATGAAATTGCGCACCAGGTAGGGTATGCGCCGGAGGAAGCGGCCAACTTCGTCGGCTATATCGTTGCCAGTAATACGGGCGACAGCCGTTTCCGCTATGCGGCGAACTTCGAGATGCTGTTGTACAGCGTCCGGCAGCTGGGGCGGCGGAGCGGATACCTCGCCAGGCAGGTGTGGGACAAAACGGATACCGGCGTACGGGAAGATGTGCGGCGCCTGGCCACTTTTTATCGCAAATATGAAGGGCCGATCGATGATTATTCCGCCGTGTTGTACGATCAGTACCTGAAAGCCAACCGGCAGGAGCATGGCATCCGGAGCTACAGCGAAGTGGTGGGCTGGCTGATGGCCTATTATAAGATCTAG
- a CDS encoding arginase gives MKNIKIIEVKSEIGAGTRGASLGVDAIKIAALDFMSSFFVHFPTEEIETENKLLFEPIESPYAKRIKGTYTMYDRISKSICDTIKANWFPVVLSGDHSTAGATIAGLKMARPKAKLGVIWIDAHADLHTPYTTPSGNMHGMPLAVSIAEDNLDHKVHEVDENTVRMWDQLKNIGKIAPKVLPEDIVFISLRDYEKEEDHLIKKYGMKVISTGEVRRKGAENVARSVFRYLSNCEHIYISFDVDSLDASISRGTGTPVSNGLREREAEDLISKFMQHRKICCFEITEVNPTLDRENLMAEIAFNILQRSVNVLMMN, from the coding sequence ATGAAAAACATCAAGATCATCGAAGTCAAATCCGAGATCGGGGCCGGCACCCGTGGTGCCAGCCTTGGCGTGGATGCGATCAAGATCGCCGCGCTCGATTTCATGAGCAGCTTTTTCGTGCATTTTCCTACTGAAGAAATTGAAACGGAGAACAAACTCCTGTTCGAGCCGATAGAGTCCCCATATGCCAAGCGCATCAAAGGCACTTATACGATGTACGACCGTATCAGCAAAAGTATCTGCGATACCATCAAGGCCAACTGGTTCCCCGTTGTGTTATCCGGAGACCACAGCACCGCCGGCGCCACCATTGCAGGCCTTAAAATGGCCCGCCCGAAAGCGAAGCTCGGTGTTATCTGGATAGATGCGCATGCAGACCTCCATACCCCATACACCACACCCTCCGGCAATATGCACGGCATGCCCCTGGCCGTTTCCATAGCGGAAGATAATCTGGACCATAAAGTGCATGAAGTGGACGAGAATACGGTGAGGATGTGGGACCAGCTTAAAAACATCGGGAAAATAGCGCCGAAGGTATTGCCGGAAGATATTGTGTTCATCTCCCTGCGGGATTATGAGAAGGAAGAAGACCATCTCATCAAAAAGTACGGCATGAAGGTGATCTCCACCGGGGAAGTGCGGCGGAAGGGCGCTGAAAATGTCGCCCGCTCCGTGTTCCGTTATCTGAGCAACTGCGAACATATTTACATATCGTTCGATGTGGACAGTCTGGATGCTTCCATTTCCAGGGGTACCGGAACACCCGTCAGCAACGGGCTACGGGAGCGGGAAGCGGAAGATCTCATTTCCAAGTTCATGCAGCACCGCAAGATCTGCTGTTTCGAGATCACAGAGGTGAACCCTACGCTGGACCGGGAGAACCTCATGGCCGAGATCGCTTTCAATATCCTGCAACGCAGCGTGAACGTATTGATGATGAACTAG
- a CDS encoding acyl-CoA dehydrogenase, producing the protein MHFQLTEEHLMIQKAARDFAVNELLPGVIERDEHQRFPAEQVKKLGELGFLGMMVDPQYGGAGLDTVSYVLAMEEISKVDASASVVMSVNNSLVCWGLETFGTEEQKQKYLVPLAKGEIIGAFMLSEPEAGSDATSQRTTGEDKGDHYLVNGTKNWITNGNSASVYLVMVQTHPEKGSKGINTLIIEKDMPGVSIGAKENKLGIRGSDTHSVMFQDVKVPKENRIGEDGFGFKFAMRTLGGGRIGIASQALGIASGAYELALKYSKERKAFGKEISQHQAIQFKLADMATRIEASRLLCLRAAWEKDNQLDYTLSSSMAKVFASETAMWVTTEAVQVHGGYGYVKEYHVERLMRDAKITQIYEGTSEVQRIVISRSILS; encoded by the coding sequence ATGCATTTTCAACTGACTGAAGAACACCTGATGATCCAAAAGGCGGCAAGAGATTTTGCTGTAAATGAATTATTGCCTGGCGTAATTGAAAGGGATGAACACCAGCGATTCCCGGCCGAACAGGTTAAAAAACTGGGGGAGCTTGGCTTTTTAGGCATGATGGTTGACCCGCAATACGGGGGCGCGGGCCTGGATACCGTATCTTATGTACTGGCGATGGAAGAGATCTCCAAAGTAGATGCCTCTGCTTCCGTAGTGATGAGCGTTAATAATTCACTGGTTTGCTGGGGGCTGGAAACTTTCGGCACGGAAGAGCAAAAACAGAAATACCTGGTGCCGCTGGCTAAAGGCGAGATCATCGGCGCATTTATGCTCAGTGAGCCGGAAGCCGGTTCAGACGCCACTTCTCAACGTACTACCGGGGAGGACAAAGGTGACCATTACCTGGTGAACGGTACGAAGAACTGGATCACCAACGGCAACTCCGCCAGTGTGTACCTGGTGATGGTGCAAACGCATCCGGAGAAAGGCAGCAAGGGCATTAACACCCTGATCATTGAAAAAGATATGCCGGGCGTGAGCATCGGCGCGAAAGAGAACAAACTTGGCATCCGGGGCAGCGATACGCATAGCGTGATGTTCCAGGATGTGAAAGTGCCGAAAGAGAACAGGATCGGTGAAGATGGCTTCGGTTTCAAATTCGCCATGAGAACCCTGGGCGGCGGCCGCATCGGCATCGCTTCACAGGCGCTGGGCATTGCCAGCGGCGCGTATGAGCTGGCACTGAAATATTCGAAAGAAAGAAAGGCATTCGGCAAGGAAATCAGCCAGCACCAGGCCATCCAGTTCAAGCTGGCGGACATGGCCACACGTATTGAAGCCTCCCGCCTGCTGTGCCTCCGCGCCGCATGGGAAAAGGACAACCAACTGGATTATACCCTGAGCAGTTCCATGGCTAAAGTATTCGCTTCCGAAACCGCCATGTGGGTAACCACCGAAGCCGTACAGGTGCATGGCGGATACGGCTATGTGAAAGAATACCATGTTGAGCGCCTCATGCGGGACGCAAAGATCACACAGATATATGAAGGCACGTCCGAAGTACAACGGATCGTGATCAGCCGCAGCATACTCAGTTAA
- a CDS encoding YggS family pyridoxal phosphate-dependent enzyme gives MAVNLTAYRQVLSEIDHYRARLVAVSKIKPVSDILALYEAGQRIFGENYVQELVDKASQLPQDIQWHFIGHLQSNKVKYIASFVSMIHGVDSLKLLQEINKQAAKHNRAIDCLLQIHIATEETKFGLDEQELYQLLDQASGLPHVRMAGLMGMASNTDDEAQIHREFAGLKALHGHVKAKYFPDTGDFKELSTGMSGDYKIALEEGSTLVRIGSLLFGARNYV, from the coding sequence ATGGCAGTGAATTTAACCGCCTACCGGCAGGTGCTCAGTGAAATCGACCATTACCGTGCCCGCCTGGTAGCCGTATCAAAGATCAAACCCGTTTCAGACATCCTTGCGCTGTATGAGGCCGGCCAGCGCATTTTCGGCGAGAACTACGTACAGGAACTGGTGGACAAGGCTTCGCAGCTTCCGCAGGATATCCAGTGGCATTTCATCGGCCATCTGCAAAGCAACAAAGTCAAATACATCGCTTCATTCGTGAGCATGATACATGGGGTGGACAGCCTGAAGCTGCTGCAGGAGATCAATAAGCAGGCAGCCAAACACAACCGCGCGATCGATTGCCTGCTGCAGATACATATTGCCACCGAGGAAACCAAGTTCGGGCTCGATGAGCAGGAACTTTATCAGTTGCTGGACCAGGCTTCCGGCTTACCGCATGTGCGCATGGCCGGGCTGATGGGCATGGCCAGCAATACGGATGATGAAGCGCAGATACACCGGGAATTTGCAGGGCTGAAGGCATTGCATGGCCATGTCAAAGCGAAGTATTTTCCGGATACCGGTGACTTTAAGGAATTATCCACCGGCATGAGCGGGGACTATAAGATAGCGCTGGAAGAAGGCAGTACGCTGGTGCGTATCGGTAGCCTCCTGTTCGGCGCAAGGAATTATGTGTAA
- a CDS encoding TlpA disulfide reductase family protein: MKQLLLILIAGLAACGTAPSPKFTTGAWQGHLLREDGGDIVFNFEVSDSNGQKIIHIINAGERMLVDDIREEGDSVLIRMPFFDSEFKTALQADGSLEGQWVRHLADRDVSIVFKAYPGMEERFKVNNDARYNISGRWPTYFTKSGTADSSFAIGEFKQKGNIVHGTFLTTTGDYRFLQGVVDGDTLKLSTFDGSHAYLFTALIKNDSTLTDGVFLPGITNISYFTAKKDSSARLQDATALAGVKEPGAVLDFSFPGLDGQKVSIRDERFKNKAVIVQLAGSWCPNCMDETAYLSEWHKQHKDRGVEIIMLCYERTPDFERSKKAVQSFVKRFDVTFPVLLTGVTPSDPEKTEKTLPQLTGIKGFPTTIYVDKAGKVRTVHTGFNGPGTGVHFEEYKQEFNRLIDELLQ, encoded by the coding sequence ATGAAGCAACTCCTGTTGATATTGATAGCCGGCCTCGCGGCATGCGGCACGGCCCCTTCACCAAAGTTCACAACCGGCGCCTGGCAGGGACATCTGCTGCGCGAAGATGGCGGCGACATCGTTTTCAACTTTGAAGTGTCTGACAGCAACGGGCAAAAAATAATACACATCATTAATGCCGGAGAACGGATGCTGGTAGATGATATCAGGGAGGAAGGCGATTCCGTGCTCATCCGCATGCCTTTTTTTGACTCCGAATTCAAAACCGCGCTGCAGGCAGACGGGAGCCTGGAAGGCCAATGGGTACGCCATCTGGCGGACAGGGATGTGAGCATCGTGTTCAAAGCCTATCCCGGTATGGAGGAGCGATTTAAAGTGAATAACGATGCCAGGTACAATATCAGCGGCCGCTGGCCGACATATTTTACGAAATCCGGAACAGCCGACAGCAGCTTTGCGATAGGGGAATTCAAGCAGAAAGGGAATATCGTGCACGGCACCTTCCTGACCACTACAGGCGATTACCGCTTTCTGCAGGGCGTTGTGGATGGTGATACGCTGAAACTCTCTACGTTTGACGGTTCTCATGCTTACCTGTTCACCGCCCTGATCAAAAACGATTCCACACTAACCGACGGTGTTTTTCTGCCGGGCATCACCAATATCTCGTATTTCACCGCAAAGAAAGACAGCAGCGCGCGCCTGCAGGATGCGACCGCACTGGCGGGCGTAAAAGAACCCGGGGCGGTGCTGGATTTCAGCTTTCCCGGTCTTGACGGGCAAAAGGTATCCATCAGGGACGAACGTTTCAAAAACAAGGCCGTGATCGTGCAACTGGCTGGCTCATGGTGCCCGAATTGCATGGATGAAACGGCATATCTGAGCGAATGGCACAAACAGCATAAAGACCGCGGTGTGGAGATCATCATGTTGTGCTACGAACGCACACCTGATTTTGAGCGGTCAAAAAAAGCGGTGCAAAGTTTTGTGAAACGCTTTGATGTGACCTTCCCGGTGTTGCTTACCGGCGTCACGCCATCCGATCCGGAGAAAACCGAAAAAACATTGCCGCAGCTGACCGGTATCAAAGGGTTTCCTACTACTATTTATGTAGACAAAGCGGGGAAGGTAAGGACTGTTCATACAGGGTTTAACGGGCCCGGCACCGGTGTGCATTTCGAAGAATACAAGCAGGAATTCAATAGGCTGATAGATGAGTTGTTGCAGTGA